Proteins encoded in a region of the Fibrobacter sp. UWR4 genome:
- a CDS encoding RNA methyltransferase, whose translation MSEENNEKRTVKSTLNRKFGVSVATDRRDPRADGERGERKSFGDRKSFGDRKPFGRRDDRPFREDRFRGERSDRRDGEGFNREGGERSDRPFNRDRRPRSFGDRPFRGDRKPFGDRRPRREFAQAGAPVYRQRPEEQQVENVEEVLDETALEARVAQAEANNDAVSNPPWFRKLLALTTEKGREREGRFIGEGIHVVHELVSHHRELVIGVYAVEGFEDETLMEAINEAEIRLNVLTESQMKQLSSTVATQGVIAVARIASKKPAYEASRSILTLVDAVQDPGNLGTLFRTSLGFNSAGMILGRGTVSPFNPKVVRGSSGTFLRVPFEFDVDLIDQINFLRSKGYTIIATDLHAKQSLREIPAHKLRKMAFLVGNEGAGTNPYFIELADETVKIPMSSDLESLNVAVAHGILSYEAALIQDELK comes from the coding sequence ATGAGCGAAGAAAATAACGAAAAGCGCACTGTAAAGTCCACATTGAACCGTAAGTTCGGCGTTAGCGTTGCTACTGACCGCCGTGATCCTCGTGCCGATGGCGAACGCGGCGAACGCAAATCTTTTGGCGACCGTAAGTCCTTCGGTGATCGAAAGCCCTTTGGTCGTCGTGATGACCGTCCTTTCCGTGAAGATCGTTTCCGTGGTGAACGTTCTGACCGTCGTGATGGCGAAGGCTTTAACCGTGAAGGCGGCGAACGCTCTGACCGTCCCTTTAACCGTGACCGTCGTCCCCGTAGCTTCGGCGATCGTCCCTTCCGTGGTGATCGCAAGCCCTTCGGTGATCGTCGCCCCCGTCGTGAATTTGCTCAGGCAGGTGCTCCTGTCTACCGTCAGCGTCCTGAAGAACAGCAGGTGGAAAACGTTGAAGAAGTACTAGATGAAACCGCACTGGAAGCACGCGTAGCCCAGGCGGAAGCAAACAACGATGCAGTTTCCAATCCGCCTTGGTTCAGAAAGCTTCTTGCCCTCACTACCGAAAAGGGCCGTGAACGTGAAGGCCGCTTTATTGGTGAAGGCATCCATGTCGTTCATGAACTGGTGTCCCATCATCGCGAATTGGTGATTGGTGTTTATGCTGTTGAAGGCTTCGAAGATGAAACCTTGATGGAAGCCATTAACGAAGCTGAAATCCGTCTGAACGTTTTGACTGAATCCCAGATGAAGCAGCTTTCCTCTACGGTTGCAACTCAGGGCGTGATCGCTGTAGCTCGTATTGCTAGCAAGAAGCCTGCTTACGAAGCTAGCCGCAGCATCCTCACTCTCGTGGACGCCGTGCAGGATCCGGGTAATCTGGGTACCCTCTTCCGTACCAGCCTTGGTTTCAATTCCGCTGGTATGATTCTCGGTCGTGGTACCGTGAGCCCCTTCAATCCCAAGGTTGTTCGTGGTTCATCGGGTACTTTCCTCCGCGTACCCTTCGAATTTGATGTGGATCTGATTGACCAGATCAACTTCCTCCGTAGCAAGGGCTATACCATTATCGCTACTGACCTGCATGCAAAGCAGAGCCTTCGCGAAATCCCTGCTCACAAGCTCCGCAAGATGGCCTTCCTCGTGGGTAACGAAGGTGCCGGTACCAATCCCTATTTCATTGAACTTGCCGATGAAACCGTCAAGATTCCTATGAGTAGCGATCTGGAATCCCTGAACGTCGCTGTGGCTCACGGTATCCTTTCTTACGAAGCCGCCCTGATTCAGGACGAACTGAAGTAA
- a CDS encoding polyprenyl synthetase family protein, with product MESLEKEAALALDYLSRISKEAEAKFDEFLPPVTDRPERLHEAMRYSMFAGGKRLRPALVRAAFDMFNGKGNSVDYAMSALEMLHTFSLIHDDLPCIDNDDFRRGKPTNHKQFGEATAVMAGDALCILAFELMGKTGNAKALEILAHLLGTYGMIGGEMIDIESEGKKVDLELVDYIHYHKTAALIEASLEVGARLANASEEDIKTIRDYGRSIGLAFQIVDDILDIVSTTEELGKDVGSDVERGKATYPALVGLEKSRECARKLYEDSIRALDALKCDTKILRSIAAFIITRVK from the coding sequence ATGGAATCTCTTGAAAAAGAAGCGGCTCTTGCCCTAGATTATCTGTCCCGCATCTCTAAGGAAGCGGAAGCAAAATTTGACGAATTTCTCCCTCCGGTAACGGATAGGCCTGAACGCCTCCACGAGGCGATGCGCTATTCCATGTTTGCCGGTGGCAAGCGTTTGCGCCCGGCTCTGGTCCGTGCCGCATTCGATATGTTTAACGGAAAGGGTAATTCTGTGGATTACGCCATGAGCGCGTTGGAAATGCTCCATACCTTCTCCCTGATCCACGATGACCTGCCCTGCATCGACAACGACGACTTCCGTCGCGGCAAGCCCACGAACCATAAGCAGTTCGGCGAAGCCACTGCTGTGATGGCTGGTGACGCCCTATGCATTCTTGCCTTTGAACTGATGGGCAAGACGGGCAACGCCAAGGCTCTTGAAATCCTTGCTCACCTGCTCGGTACTTATGGCATGATCGGTGGCGAAATGATCGACATCGAAAGCGAAGGCAAGAAGGTGGACCTGGAACTGGTGGACTATATCCACTATCACAAGACTGCCGCCCTCATTGAAGCTTCTCTTGAAGTAGGCGCACGCCTGGCAAATGCTTCCGAAGAAGATATTAAGACCATTCGCGATTACGGCCGCTCCATTGGCCTTGCCTTCCAGATTGTGGACGATATCCTGGATATCGTTTCTACTACCGAGGAACTGGGTAAGGATGTGGGTTCCGACGTAGAACGCGGTAAGGCTACCTATCCTGCCTTGGTGGGCCTGGAAAAGTCCCGCGAATGCGCCCGTAAGCTGTACGAAGATTCCATTCGCGCTCTGGACGCCCTGAAGTGCGATACCAAGATTCTTCGCTCCATTGCTGCATTTATCATTACTAGGGTTAAATAA
- a CDS encoding GDSL-type esterase/lipase family protein, which yields MGLDSSHFLFSGRWDHTSSFSRTSAPAAMVQFNAVASSLDFELEGHARWRVDQDGKQLAIFVTDGKSVEHVKVAGDGKTHLYRLIKISESNPGGVILHGISTDKKGKLMDAPKFTNRRIEFIGDSFTVGYGCEGNVADQEDHVFETTNSSKSYAFLLADGFKADFQINAFSGRGLVRNYDNIVPEWKIPRLYNYTAPGFAPGDVTKTSDESSLLWNFDSFHPQVVVMFVGINDFQGNPPYGDKQEFKKAYAKMINDLRSKHPGVKFLLVSTKIWPNDDLTPTVKSVYDAEIAQGHQDLEFLEVHTTNEGLHGHPTERSQVDLANTIRPIVGRLGKWMSR from the coding sequence ATGGGTTTGGATTCTAGCCACTTCCTTTTCAGTGGTCGTTGGGACCACACATCTTCCTTTAGTCGTACATCTGCCCCTGCGGCAATGGTCCAGTTCAATGCTGTGGCCAGTTCTTTGGATTTTGAATTGGAAGGACACGCTCGTTGGCGAGTGGATCAGGATGGTAAACAGCTCGCAATTTTTGTAACTGACGGCAAGTCCGTGGAACATGTAAAGGTGGCTGGGGATGGCAAAACCCATCTTTATCGTCTGATCAAGATTAGCGAAAGTAATCCGGGGGGAGTCATTCTCCATGGCATTTCTACGGATAAGAAGGGCAAGCTGATGGATGCGCCCAAGTTCACCAATCGTCGAATTGAGTTCATTGGGGACTCCTTTACTGTAGGGTATGGCTGTGAGGGAAATGTGGCCGACCAGGAAGATCATGTGTTCGAAACAACCAACTCTTCCAAAAGTTACGCCTTCCTGCTGGCGGATGGATTCAAGGCTGATTTCCAGATTAACGCCTTTAGCGGCCGTGGCCTTGTGAGAAATTACGACAATATTGTGCCGGAATGGAAAATTCCGCGCCTGTATAACTATACGGCCCCCGGTTTTGCTCCGGGGGATGTGACTAAAACGTCTGATGAGTCCTCCCTTCTCTGGAATTTTGACAGTTTCCATCCGCAGGTGGTGGTGATGTTCGTTGGAATTAACGATTTTCAGGGGAATCCTCCCTACGGAGATAAGCAAGAATTCAAAAAAGCCTATGCAAAAATGATAAATGACTTGCGTTCTAAGCATCCGGGTGTGAAATTCTTGCTTGTTTCTACCAAAATTTGGCCAAATGACGATTTGACTCCTACTGTAAAGTCCGTTTATGATGCCGAAATTGCCCAAGGACACCAGGATTTGGAGTTCTTGGAGGTGCATACTACCAATGAGGGGCTCCATGGACATCCTACGGAACGTTCCCAGGTGGACCTGGCCAATACTATACGCCCCATTGTAGGTCGTCTGGGCAAGTGGATGAGCCGTTAG
- a CDS encoding GGDEF domain-containing protein yields MNILIFALLAITVIALLAYKHGLNESRDIMLSDYPYVKVVGDSADGGSSVVVLNKTDSSVVLDYELREGYAYPYASVKIYLGDGKSRGWDLSKYDSIFVWVKPRGEGSVRLYLRGFDSSFSRAGDEGSWKYNEIEFFPLEESYPAIFVPQEFRLAGWWVAQNNINVHQARVDLSNVPLIEIQTGTNAAYGYGTLEIKGVRFKGKTISWDNLVTSLVVMWFVTFLIILVIRFFDYSRERAANKKKREELEKNLLALEIEKSEYEKSSKEDPLTGCLNRAGFSSVLLREQENLSKNDSPVSFVILDIDHFKKINDAYGHNVGDEVLVNLTKLIQSKIRNTDALVRWGGEEFVILCGDTPIQNAQFLAEKLRMAIESTPLIKQQQVTCSFGIAEMIAGEDPKRLFERADKALYASKEGGRNRVTSATFKRNPLK; encoded by the coding sequence ATGAACATCCTTATTTTCGCGCTGTTGGCCATTACGGTCATCGCACTCTTGGCCTATAAGCACGGCCTGAACGAAAGTAGGGACATCATGTTGTCCGACTACCCCTATGTGAAGGTGGTGGGTGACTCCGCTGATGGCGGTTCCTCTGTAGTCGTGCTGAATAAGACCGACTCCTCTGTGGTCTTGGACTATGAACTGCGTGAAGGATATGCATATCCGTATGCCAGTGTGAAAATCTATCTGGGCGATGGCAAGTCCCGTGGTTGGGACCTTTCCAAGTACGACAGTATTTTCGTGTGGGTCAAGCCCCGCGGTGAAGGCTCCGTCCGTCTGTACCTTCGTGGCTTCGATAGCTCGTTCTCCCGTGCGGGTGACGAAGGCAGCTGGAAGTATAACGAAATTGAATTCTTCCCCCTGGAAGAATCCTATCCTGCGATCTTTGTCCCCCAGGAATTCCGTCTGGCAGGCTGGTGGGTCGCCCAGAACAATATTAACGTCCATCAGGCCCGTGTCGACCTGAGCAATGTCCCCCTGATTGAAATCCAGACGGGAACGAATGCCGCTTATGGTTATGGTACCTTGGAAATCAAGGGCGTACGCTTTAAGGGTAAAACCATTTCCTGGGACAACCTGGTGACCTCTCTGGTGGTCATGTGGTTTGTGACCTTCTTGATTATCCTTGTGATCCGCTTCTTTGACTATAGCCGTGAACGTGCTGCAAACAAGAAGAAGCGTGAAGAACTGGAAAAGAACTTGCTGGCTCTGGAAATTGAAAAGTCCGAATATGAAAAGTCCAGCAAGGAAGACCCGCTGACGGGCTGCCTTAACCGAGCTGGCTTCAGCAGCGTGCTTCTCCGCGAACAGGAAAACCTGAGCAAGAATGACAGCCCTGTCTCCTTCGTGATTTTGGACATCGACCACTTCAAGAAGATCAACGACGCTTATGGCCACAATGTGGGTGATGAAGTGCTGGTGAACCTGACCAAGCTTATCCAGAGCAAGATTCGTAATACGGATGCCCTGGTTCGCTGGGGTGGCGAAGAATTCGTGATTCTGTGTGGTGATACCCCCATCCAGAATGCACAGTTCTTGGCAGAAAAGTTGAGAATGGCTATTGAAAGTACTCCGCTGATCAAGCAGCAGCAGGTAACCTGCTCCTTCGGTATTGCCGAAATGATCGCGGGCGAAGACCCGAAGCGTCTGTTTGAACGCGCTGACAAGGCTCTCTACGCTTCTAAGGAAGGCGGTAGGAACCGTGTCACTAGCGCTACATTCAAGCGCAATCCGTTGAAATGA
- the dxs gene encoding 1-deoxy-D-xylulose-5-phosphate synthase, producing MDLKDIKSPQDIKHLSLEELYRLAAQIRETIIGQVSKHGGHLASSLGVVELTLALHYVFNAPEDKIVWDVGHQAYVHKLLTGRFDRFSTLRQQNGISGFLKRHESEYDCFGAGHATTSISAALGFAVARNQLKKNNNVVAVIGDGSMTGGMAYEALNNAGLSKQNMTIILNDNKMSIAPNVGGFSKYLNRVISDPVYNKMRTDLDRLMKRLPGILGSRFRDLFLQVESAAKTAVKPGQFFEDMGIRYFGPVDGHDIKELILLMKRVKEQPGPCLIHILTEKGRGLPAAVANPTKFHGCSPFDPESGLPLAPGSVKPSLTSVFGKTLLEIARKDRRVLGITAAMPTGCGLDIVAKELPNQVIDVGIAEEHALTFAAGLACDGIVPVVAIYSSFMQRAYDQILHDIALQNLHVVMVLDRAGLVGADGPTHHGSFDLSFLRTVPGLTIMAPSNENELRDMIQASIGMEGPVAIRYPRGTALAEKLEEPTGTFDPKLPKVLRQGKDILLLGAGFMTNELKKTVQVLSENGYDPTLVDARLIKPLDPECYRKLFESHKVIVTLEDNTLVGGFGSAIGEMLMDFGITDKRLIRFGLPDNFVEQGEIPALYKLLKIDGESVAKQILEKIQ from the coding sequence ATGGACCTTAAAGACATCAAGTCTCCCCAGGACATCAAGCATCTTTCTCTGGAAGAACTGTATCGTCTTGCTGCCCAGATCCGCGAGACCATCATTGGTCAGGTATCTAAGCACGGCGGTCACCTCGCTTCCAGTCTTGGTGTGGTTGAGTTGACTCTTGCTCTTCATTATGTGTTCAATGCTCCCGAGGACAAGATTGTTTGGGATGTGGGCCACCAGGCCTACGTACACAAGCTTCTGACCGGACGCTTTGACCGTTTCTCCACACTGCGCCAGCAGAACGGTATTTCGGGCTTCCTGAAACGCCATGAAAGTGAATACGACTGCTTTGGCGCAGGTCATGCTACCACGTCTATCTCTGCTGCCTTGGGCTTTGCTGTTGCTCGTAACCAGCTGAAGAAGAACAACAACGTGGTTGCCGTCATCGGTGATGGTTCCATGACTGGCGGTATGGCATACGAAGCCTTGAACAATGCGGGTCTTTCCAAGCAGAATATGACCATCATCTTGAACGACAACAAGATGAGCATTGCGCCTAACGTAGGTGGCTTCAGCAAGTATTTGAACCGAGTCATTTCCGACCCGGTGTACAACAAGATGCGTACGGACCTGGACCGCCTGATGAAGCGTCTTCCGGGTATTCTGGGTTCACGTTTCCGCGACTTGTTCCTGCAGGTGGAAAGTGCTGCCAAGACCGCTGTAAAGCCCGGCCAGTTCTTCGAGGACATGGGCATCCGTTACTTTGGTCCTGTGGACGGTCATGACATCAAGGAATTGATCCTCCTGATGAAACGCGTCAAGGAACAGCCGGGGCCTTGCCTGATCCATATCCTTACGGAAAAGGGTCGTGGCCTTCCGGCAGCTGTTGCGAACCCGACCAAGTTCCATGGTTGCAGCCCCTTTGATCCTGAAAGTGGCCTGCCTCTTGCTCCTGGTAGCGTAAAGCCGTCCTTGACCAGCGTGTTCGGTAAGACCTTGCTGGAAATCGCACGTAAGGACAGACGCGTGCTGGGTATTACTGCCGCTATGCCTACTGGTTGCGGTCTTGATATTGTTGCGAAGGAATTGCCCAACCAGGTGATCGACGTAGGTATCGCCGAAGAGCATGCCCTGACTTTTGCTGCAGGTCTTGCCTGTGATGGCATCGTCCCTGTGGTTGCAATTTATTCGTCCTTTATGCAGAGAGCTTACGACCAGATTTTGCACGATATCGCTTTGCAGAATCTGCACGTAGTGATGGTTCTTGACCGTGCAGGCCTTGTGGGTGCAGACGGTCCTACTCATCATGGCTCTTTTGACTTGTCTTTCCTTAGAACGGTGCCGGGTCTTACCATCATGGCTCCGTCTAACGAAAATGAACTGAGGGATATGATCCAGGCTTCTATCGGTATGGAAGGGCCTGTGGCTATCCGCTATCCCCGCGGAACCGCTCTGGCTGAAAAGCTGGAAGAACCCACTGGAACCTTCGATCCGAAGCTTCCCAAGGTCCTTCGCCAGGGTAAGGACATCCTGCTCCTTGGAGCGGGCTTCATGACAAATGAACTGAAGAAGACGGTCCAGGTTCTCTCCGAAAACGGATACGACCCCACGTTGGTGGACGCCCGTTTGATCAAGCCTCTTGATCCCGAATGCTACCGCAAGCTCTTTGAAAGCCACAAGGTGATTGTGACTTTGGAAGACAACACACTGGTGGGTGGCTTCGGCTCGGCTATCGGCGAAATGCTGATGGATTTCGGAATTACGGATAAACGCCTTATCCGCTTCGGACTTCCTGACAACTTTGTGGAACAGGGCGAGATACCTGCTCTCTATAAACTCTTGAAAATTGACGGTGAATCCGTCGCCAAGCAGATCTTGGAAAAGATCCAATAA
- a CDS encoding cytochrome c produces MSHKFRFFGLFALVTYGLLLGVNAIAQSEEDKPIPGSEADTLTREDARMAFLVYKLLDKDGKIIGANLEKGAKLFYQNCRPCHGEDGMRVNFNPMSRRPAYIGQRAREEMPTFWYQMNFGDEGRSMEAYYDEIPLEDMIDIAGYAQTLP; encoded by the coding sequence ATGAGTCACAAGTTCCGATTTTTTGGTCTTTTCGCCCTAGTAACCTACGGTTTACTGCTAGGCGTCAATGCCATCGCCCAGTCGGAAGAAGACAAGCCCATCCCTGGCTCCGAAGCGGACACTCTCACCAGGGAAGACGCCCGAATGGCATTTCTTGTCTATAAGCTTTTGGACAAGGACGGAAAAATTATAGGCGCGAATCTGGAAAAGGGAGCCAAGTTATTTTACCAGAACTGCAGGCCCTGTCACGGTGAAGACGGCATGAGAGTGAATTTCAATCCCATGAGCAGGAGACCGGCTTACATAGGACAGCGCGCCAGAGAAGAAATGCCAACCTTCTGGTACCAAATGAACTTCGGCGATGAAGGCCGTTCCATGGAAGCTTACTACGATGAAATCCCCCTAGAGGATATGATCGACATCGCAGGCTACGCACAGACATTGCCTTAA
- a CDS encoding TIGR02147 family protein, protein MKPIFEYTDYREWLRDAFDDFKQRKTVISWRYMAMKMGADPGNLLRVSQGKIHLSTGLIQPAAEFFELDEKEAAYWTEMVYFGRAKTDAEALQHYERMQALKGVSLKLLAKKELEFYRHWYYNAIRSVIGICKFKDDYEGLAECCTPQITVEEARAAVQLLHELNMISEDRDGYWKVNDTFVSTGGNWRSAAVRQFQKDTIALAGESLERHAPHLRDISTVTMTFNMDDIQLIREKINEFRSDLLRLSQDGSGDNTVFQLNIQLFPLAFVKPLQEKKK, encoded by the coding sequence ATGAAACCGATATTTGAATATACTGACTACCGCGAATGGCTGAGAGACGCTTTTGATGATTTTAAACAGCGCAAGACTGTAATCTCCTGGCGTTATATGGCTATGAAGATGGGTGCCGACCCCGGCAACCTGCTTCGCGTGTCTCAGGGTAAGATTCATTTGTCGACTGGCCTTATTCAGCCTGCTGCTGAATTTTTTGAACTGGATGAAAAGGAAGCCGCCTACTGGACTGAAATGGTTTATTTCGGTCGTGCAAAGACGGATGCGGAAGCCTTGCAGCATTACGAACGCATGCAGGCCCTGAAGGGTGTATCCCTTAAGCTGTTGGCGAAGAAGGAGCTGGAATTCTATCGCCATTGGTACTACAACGCGATTCGTTCCGTTATCGGCATCTGCAAGTTCAAGGATGACTACGAAGGCCTGGCGGAATGCTGCACTCCCCAGATTACGGTGGAAGAGGCTCGCGCCGCTGTTCAGCTCTTGCATGAACTGAACATGATTTCTGAAGACAGGGACGGCTACTGGAAAGTGAATGACACTTTCGTAAGTACCGGCGGAAACTGGCGCTCTGCCGCCGTCCGTCAGTTCCAGAAGGATACTATTGCCCTGGCTGGTGAGTCCCTGGAGCGTCATGCCCCTCATCTCCGTGATATTAGCACGGTGACCATGACTTTTAATATGGATGATATCCAGTTAATCCGTGAAAAGATTAACGAATTCCGTTCCGATTTACTACGTTTATCCCAGGATGGTTCTGGAGATAACACAGTGTTCCAACTCAATATTCAATTGTTCCCGTTGGCCTTTGTAAAGCCTTTGCAGGAGAAGAAAAAATGA